In Nocardia sp. NBC_00403, one DNA window encodes the following:
- a CDS encoding ABC transporter permease produces the protein MEASALFAELPTGRLSSFAQWRALTGRIVRTMVMKGELAVAIVTPLVFTVGFYLPLRYVMKVFQGIDYAQFVMPIIVLQTMAFTMMSNAQLAALESMTGFTTRLQTMPIGKFVPLTARISAGMVRSVTSLTAALVFGHMIGFRFVAGLGQAVLFCVFSFAIGTVLAIGADTLGSFSKNPESLSQALTLPTLIFGMLSCGFVPEKSFPEWIQPFVRNQPISQFSFALADMAHGGVTWQVLWVPLVWLSGLAIAFVPLAVWASVRRA, from the coding sequence ATCGAGGCGTCGGCGCTGTTCGCCGAGCTACCCACCGGCAGGCTGTCGTCTTTCGCGCAGTGGCGTGCCCTGACCGGCCGCATCGTCAGGACGATGGTGATGAAAGGCGAGCTGGCCGTCGCCATCGTCACCCCGCTGGTGTTCACCGTCGGTTTCTATCTGCCGCTGCGCTATGTGATGAAGGTGTTCCAGGGCATCGATTACGCACAGTTCGTGATGCCGATCATCGTGTTGCAGACCATGGCCTTCACCATGATGTCGAACGCGCAGCTGGCCGCACTCGAGTCGATGACCGGGTTCACCACTCGACTGCAGACCATGCCGATCGGCAAGTTTGTTCCGTTGACGGCGCGGATCAGCGCCGGCATGGTCCGTTCGGTCACCTCGTTGACCGCGGCGCTGGTCTTCGGTCACATGATCGGCTTCCGTTTCGTCGCAGGACTCGGTCAGGCCGTGCTCTTCTGCGTGTTCTCGTTTGCGATCGGGACCGTGCTCGCGATCGGCGCCGACACGCTCGGCAGCTTCAGCAAGAACCCGGAATCGCTGAGCCAGGCACTGACACTGCCCACCCTGATCTTCGGCATGCTCTCCTGCGGGTTCGTTCCGGAAAAGAGCTTCCCCGAATGGATCCAGCCGTTCGTGCGCAATCAGCCGATCTCGCAGTTCTCCTTCGCGTTGGCCGACATGGCCCACGGCGGGGTGACGTGGCAGGTGCTGTGGGTTCCATTGGTGTGGCTGAGCGGGCTCGCGATCGCGTTCGTCCCGTTGGCGGTCTGGGCAAGCGTGAGGCGGGCATGA
- a CDS encoding ABC transporter permease, producing MSSAEATMTHPVIDDIESASNSPLPVVTARSERALSTWAVHSLIQCKRLLLTWARDPSTTIQTLIYPALSLLMFRIVLGKPITTATGIPSIYGQVAMMTLIAAMTGAVVSAIGFKTEKATGLLGRFWTMPVHRAAGLTGRILAEAVRVFLTTLFVVAVGVVIGFRFGQGPLAGIALIGIPVLFGIGFAVLITTLATITEGVLLIGLIGTVNTLLMFFNSGFVPVFAYPVWLQSTVENQPMSCAVDAMRGLSYGGPVAEPLMKSLAWSIGLIVVFAYPAIRGYRRAAETGR from the coding sequence ATGAGTTCAGCAGAGGCAACCATGACCCATCCGGTCATCGACGATATCGAGTCGGCAAGCAATTCCCCGCTTCCCGTGGTGACTGCCAGATCCGAACGCGCGCTGAGCACCTGGGCGGTGCACAGTCTGATCCAGTGCAAGCGATTGCTGCTGACCTGGGCGCGTGACCCGTCGACCACCATCCAGACCCTGATCTATCCGGCGCTCTCGCTGCTGATGTTCCGAATTGTGCTCGGTAAACCGATCACCACGGCCACCGGTATCCCGAGCATCTACGGCCAGGTCGCGATGATGACACTCATCGCGGCGATGACCGGCGCCGTGGTCAGCGCAATCGGATTCAAGACCGAAAAGGCCACCGGTCTGCTCGGCCGTTTCTGGACGATGCCGGTGCACCGGGCCGCGGGCCTGACCGGGCGGATACTTGCCGAGGCCGTTCGCGTCTTCCTCACCACCCTGTTCGTCGTCGCAGTCGGTGTGGTCATCGGCTTCCGCTTCGGGCAGGGGCCGCTGGCCGGCATCGCATTGATCGGAATTCCGGTGCTGTTCGGAATCGGCTTCGCTGTACTGATCACCACGCTGGCGACAATCACCGAAGGCGTCCTGCTCATCGGCCTCATCGGCACCGTGAATACCCTGCTGATGTTCTTCAACTCGGGCTTCGTCCCGGTCTTCGCCTACCCGGTCTGGCTGCAGAGCACGGTCGAGAATCAACCCATGAGCTGTGCCGTCGATGCTATGCGCGGCCTGTCGTATGGCGGGCCGGTGGCCGAACCCCTCATGAAGAGCCTCGCCTGGAGCATCGGCCTGATCGTGGTCTTCGCCTATCCCGCGATTCGCGGATACCGCCGCGCGGCCGAAACCGGTCGCTGA
- a CDS encoding lycopene cyclase family protein, which yields MSVSAGRDVDLCVVGLGPTGRALAHRAMRAGLRVTAVDPRPDRLWPPTFSCWIDELPEWLPPSAIATRIAAPTVWTSTEHRIERPYCVLSKTGLRAALPLDDATVIAGRATRVDANEAELADGTILRAAMVFDTRGLPALGRRRAASAHGIFVDAETAAPMVADGEGLLLDWRPENGAGPDEPPSFLYAVPLGNDTVIFEETSLGLRGGMPQHELRKRTLNRLALHGITLTGAEPSEAAHYPLDQPPPKKGTAQAIPFGSRGGMMHPCTGYSVADSLALVDTAVSALQQGRDPIAELWPWQARLTYWMRMRGLFSLGRLTTEQSISMFDAFFTASLRGQRALLSAHADYTALGAILFNTVAHTWPFRWRYDLVGWTNRNRWVDYPFTESSERTEGRVR from the coding sequence ATGAGTGTCAGCGCCGGCCGGGATGTCGATCTCTGTGTGGTCGGGCTCGGCCCGACCGGCCGGGCGCTGGCACACCGCGCGATGCGGGCCGGGCTGCGGGTCACCGCGGTCGACCCGCGACCCGACCGGCTGTGGCCGCCCACCTTCTCCTGCTGGATCGACGAGTTGCCGGAGTGGTTGCCGCCCAGCGCGATTGCCACGAGGATCGCCGCACCGACCGTCTGGACCAGCACCGAGCATCGCATCGAACGCCCCTATTGCGTGCTGTCGAAGACCGGCCTGCGCGCTGCGCTGCCACTCGACGACGCCACCGTGATCGCAGGCCGGGCCACCAGGGTCGATGCCAACGAGGCCGAGCTCGCCGACGGCACAATCCTCAGGGCTGCAATGGTTTTCGATACTCGCGGGCTGCCCGCGCTCGGACGGCGCCGCGCCGCGAGCGCGCACGGCATCTTCGTCGACGCCGAGACCGCGGCACCGATGGTCGCCGACGGCGAAGGACTGCTGCTGGATTGGCGGCCGGAAAACGGCGCGGGACCGGACGAGCCGCCCTCGTTCCTCTATGCCGTCCCGCTCGGCAACGACACCGTGATCTTCGAGGAAACCAGCCTCGGCCTGCGCGGCGGCATGCCACAGCACGAATTGCGCAAGCGCACCCTGAACAGGCTGGCCCTACACGGGATCACCCTCACCGGCGCGGAGCCGAGCGAGGCCGCGCACTATCCGCTCGACCAGCCGCCACCGAAAAAGGGGACGGCGCAAGCGATTCCGTTCGGATCGCGCGGCGGCATGATGCACCCGTGCACCGGATACAGCGTCGCCGATTCCCTTGCCCTCGTCGACACCGCGGTCAGCGCACTCCAGCAGGGCCGCGACCCCATCGCCGAACTATGGCCGTGGCAGGCCCGGCTGACCTATTGGATGCGTATGCGCGGCCTATTCAGCCTCGGCCGCCTGACCACCGAACAGTCCATCTCGATGTTCGACGCCTTCTTCACCGCGTCACTGCGCGGCCAACGCGCCCTGCTCTCGGCCCACGCCGACTACACCGCGCTCGGCGCGATCCTGTTCAACACCGTCGCGCATACCTGGCCCTTCCGTTGGCGCTATGACCTCGTCGGCTGGACCAATCGGAATCGCTGGGTCGACTACCCGTTCACCGAGTCGTCGGAACGCACAGAAGGGCGCGTCCGGTAG
- a CDS encoding hotdog fold domain-containing protein has product MTKETATYRGWKKLPDNRLGHALFSLGMVARVPYFGTVLPSVVRLEPGLCEVTSPKWFGIHNHLGTYHAIAACNLAEVAMGMLSEATVPGTHRWIPKAMNVQYLAKAETGLRAVAKLPEIPDFTRITEGQDLIVPVSIYDKNGLEVVHADITTWVTPK; this is encoded by the coding sequence ATGACAAAAGAGACCGCCACCTACCGCGGCTGGAAGAAGCTGCCGGACAACCGGCTCGGGCACGCGCTGTTCTCCCTCGGCATGGTCGCGCGGGTGCCGTACTTCGGCACGGTGCTGCCGAGCGTGGTGCGGCTGGAGCCCGGACTGTGCGAGGTGACCTCGCCGAAGTGGTTCGGCATCCACAACCATCTGGGCACCTATCACGCCATCGCGGCGTGCAACCTGGCCGAGGTGGCGATGGGAATGCTCAGCGAGGCGACGGTGCCGGGCACGCACCGCTGGATCCCGAAGGCCATGAACGTCCAGTACCTGGCCAAGGCGGAGACCGGGCTGCGTGCAGTCGCGAAGCTGCCGGAGATTCCGGACTTCACTCGGATCACCGAGGGCCAGGATCTGATCGTGCCCGTCTCGATCTACGACAAGAACGGGCTCGAGGTCGTGCACGCCGACATCACCACCTGGGTCACCCCGAAGTAG
- the rpsJ gene encoding 30S ribosomal protein S10 — protein MAGQKIRIRLKAYDHEAIDASARKIVETVTRTGARVVGPVPLPTEKNVYCVIRSPHKYKDSREHFEMRTHKRLIDILDPTPKTVDALMRIDLPASVDVNIQ, from the coding sequence GTGGCGGGACAGAAGATCCGCATCAGGCTCAAGGCCTACGACCACGAAGCGATCGACGCCTCAGCGCGCAAGATCGTGGAGACGGTGACCCGCACCGGGGCCCGTGTCGTCGGGCCGGTGCCGTTGCCGACCGAGAAGAACGTGTACTGCGTCATCCGTTCGCCGCACAAGTACAAGGACTCGCGCGAGCACTTCGAGATGCGTACGCACAAGCGGCTGATCGACATCCTCGACCCGACGCCGAAGACGGTTGACGCGCTCATGCGCATCGACCTGCCGGCCAGCGTCGACGTCAACATTCAGTGA
- the rplC gene encoding 50S ribosomal protein L3 codes for MTDNKNRPAAGILGTKLGMTQVFDDKNRVVPVTVIKAGPNVVTQIRTVERDGYSAVQVAFGAIDPRKVNKPVSGQFAKAGVTPRRHVAEIRVADASTFEVGQELTAEVFEEGAYVDVTGTSKGKGFAGTMKRHGFAGQGASHGAQAVHRRPGSIGGCATPGRVFKGMRMSGRMGNDRVTTQNLSVHKVDVENGLLLIKGAIPGRRGNVVVVKSAVKGGAHA; via the coding sequence ATGACTGATAACAAGAACAGGCCAGCGGCCGGCATCCTGGGCACCAAGCTCGGCATGACCCAGGTGTTCGACGACAAGAACCGCGTCGTTCCCGTGACCGTCATCAAGGCCGGACCGAACGTCGTTACCCAGATTCGCACCGTGGAGCGCGACGGCTACAGCGCCGTCCAGGTCGCTTTCGGCGCCATCGACCCGCGCAAGGTGAACAAGCCGGTCTCCGGTCAGTTCGCCAAGGCCGGTGTCACCCCGCGTCGCCACGTCGCCGAAATCCGCGTTGCGGATGCTTCCACCTTCGAGGTCGGCCAGGAGCTGACTGCCGAGGTGTTCGAAGAGGGCGCGTACGTGGACGTGACCGGCACCAGCAAGGGCAAGGGCTTCGCAGGCACCATGAAGCGCCACGGCTTCGCCGGTCAGGGCGCCTCGCACGGTGCGCAGGCCGTGCACCGCCGCCCGGGTTCCATCGGTGGTTGCGCCACCCCCGGCCGCGTGTTCAAGGGCATGCGGATGTCGGGCCGGATGGGCAACGATCGCGTCACCACGCAGAACCTGTCGGTTCACAAGGTGGACGTCGAGAACGGCTTGCTGCTGATCAAGGGAGCGATCCCGGGTCGTCGCGGCAACGTCGTCGTCGTCAAGAGCGCCGTGAAGGGTGGTGCACACGCATGA
- the rplD gene encoding 50S ribosomal protein L4 — protein MTSLEKKTNLTLPVKELGGKTNGTVELPAEIFDATANISLMHQVVVAQLAAARQGTHATKTRGEVRGGGKKPYRQKGTGRARQGSTRAPQFVGGGTVHGPQPRDYSQRTPKKMIRAALRGALSDRARNERIHVITELVAGQDPSTKTAKSFLAELSDRKKFLVVLGREDLAAWKSVQNLEFVHPIAPDQLNTYDVLESDEVVFSVEALNAFVHGPAEAAQEESK, from the coding sequence ATGACAAGCCTGGAGAAGAAGACCAATCTGACGCTTCCGGTCAAGGAACTGGGCGGCAAGACCAATGGCACCGTCGAACTCCCCGCGGAGATCTTCGACGCGACCGCCAACATCTCGCTGATGCATCAGGTTGTCGTCGCGCAGCTTGCCGCGGCCCGTCAGGGTACGCACGCCACCAAGACCCGCGGTGAAGTCCGCGGTGGTGGCAAGAAGCCGTACCGGCAGAAGGGCACCGGCCGCGCCCGTCAGGGCTCGACCCGCGCGCCGCAGTTCGTCGGTGGTGGCACGGTCCACGGCCCGCAGCCGCGTGACTACAGCCAGCGCACCCCCAAGAAGATGATCCGCGCTGCACTGCGTGGAGCACTTTCGGACCGTGCGCGCAACGAGCGCATCCACGTGATCACCGAACTGGTTGCCGGGCAGGACCCGTCGACCAAGACGGCCAAGAGCTTCCTCGCGGAGCTTTCGGACCGCAAGAAGTTCCTCGTCGTCCTCGGACGCGAAGATCTGGCGGCCTGGAAGAGCGTGCAGAACCTCGAGTTCGTGCACCCGATCGCGCCGGATCAGCTCAACACCTACGACGTGCTGGAAAGCGACGAAGTGGTGTTCAGCGTCGAGGCCTTGAACGCCTTTGTGCACGGCCCCGCCGAAGCTGCACAGGAGGAGAGCAAGTGA
- the rplW gene encoding 50S ribosomal protein L23, with amino-acid sequence MTTIADPRDILLAPVISEKSYGLIEEGTYTFIVHPDSNKTQIKIAVEKVFGVKVTSVNTANRQGKRKRTRFGYGKRKDTKRALVTISADSKPIEIFGGPVA; translated from the coding sequence GTGACCACCATCGCCGACCCCCGCGACATCCTGCTGGCGCCGGTCATCTCGGAGAAGTCCTACGGACTGATCGAGGAAGGCACCTACACCTTCATCGTGCACCCGGACTCCAACAAGACGCAGATCAAGATCGCCGTCGAGAAGGTTTTCGGCGTGAAGGTGACCAGCGTCAACACCGCCAACCGTCAGGGCAAGCGCAAGCGGACCCGCTTCGGTTACGGCAAGCGCAAGGACACCAAGCGCGCGCTCGTGACCATCTCGGCCGACAGCAAGCCCATCGAGATCTTCGGAGGCCCGGTCGCGTAA
- the rplB gene encoding 50S ribosomal protein L2 codes for MAIRKYKPTTPGRRGSSVSDFAEITRSTPEKSLIRPLHSKGGRNAHGRITTRHRGGGHKRAYRLIDFRRLDKDGIPAKVAHIEYDPNRTANIALLHYVDGEKRYIIAPKGIQQGTPIESGPTADIKPGNNLPLRNIPTGTTIHNVELRPGGGAKMARSAGSSIQLLGKEGPYATLRMPSGEIRRVDVRCRATVGEVGNAEQSNINWGKAGRMRWKGRRPTVRGVVMNPVDHPHGGGEGKTSGGRHPVSPWGQPEGRTRKPNRPSDKLIVRRRRTGKNKR; via the coding sequence ATGGCAATCCGTAAGTACAAGCCGACAACCCCCGGTCGCCGTGGCTCGTCCGTCTCGGACTTCGCCGAGATCACTCGGTCGACCCCCGAGAAGTCGCTGATTCGCCCGCTGCACAGCAAGGGTGGTCGTAATGCGCATGGTCGCATCACCACTCGGCACCGCGGTGGCGGCCACAAGCGTGCCTACCGTCTGATCGACTTCCGTCGACTGGACAAGGACGGCATCCCGGCCAAGGTCGCTCACATCGAGTACGACCCGAACCGGACCGCCAACATCGCGCTGCTGCACTACGTGGACGGCGAGAAGCGATACATCATCGCGCCCAAGGGCATCCAGCAGGGCACCCCGATCGAGTCCGGCCCCACGGCCGACATCAAGCCGGGTAACAACCTGCCGCTGCGCAACATCCCGACCGGTACCACGATTCACAACGTGGAGCTGCGTCCGGGCGGTGGCGCGAAGATGGCCCGCTCCGCAGGCTCCAGCATCCAGCTGCTCGGTAAGGAAGGCCCGTACGCCACGCTGCGTATGCCCTCCGGTGAAATCCGTCGCGTCGACGTGCGCTGCCGCGCCACCGTCGGCGAGGTCGGCAACGCCGAGCAGTCGAACATCAACTGGGGCAAGGCCGGCCGTATGCGCTGGAAGGGTCGCCGCCCAACCGTCCGTGGTGTCGTCATGAACCCGGTCGACCACCCGCATGGTGGTGGTGAGGGCAAGACCTCCGGTGGTCGTCACCCGGTCAGCCCGTGGGGTCAGCCGGAAGGCCGCACCCGCAAGCCCAACCGCCCGAGCGACAAGCTCATCGTTCGCCGCCGCCGCACCGGCAAGAACAAGCGATAA
- the rpsS gene encoding 30S ribosomal protein S19, which produces MPRSLKKGPFVDDHLLAKVDVQNEKGTKQVIKTWSRRSTIIPDFIGHTFAVHDGRKHVPVFVSDNMVGHKLGEFAPTRTFKSHVKDDRKSKRR; this is translated from the coding sequence ATGCCACGCAGTCTTAAGAAAGGCCCGTTCGTCGACGACCACCTCCTTGCGAAGGTGGACGTGCAGAACGAGAAGGGCACGAAGCAGGTCATCAAGACCTGGTCGCGTCGTTCCACGATCATCCCCGACTTCATCGGTCACACCTTCGCCGTCCATGACGGTCGCAAGCACGTGCCGGTGTTCGTCTCGGACAACATGGTCGGGCACAAGCTCGGCGAGTTCGCGCCGACCAGGACGTTCAAGAGCCACGTCAAGGACGACCGGAAGAGCAAGCGGCGATGA
- the rplV gene encoding 50S ribosomal protein L22 produces MTTETQNPTARATAKHVRVTPMKARRVVDLVRGKRVEDALAILKFAPQAASEPVAKVVASAAANAENNLGLNPATLVISTAFVDEGATMKRFQPRAQGRAFRIRKRTSHITIEVESVPTAGGSTRNRRKGGAK; encoded by the coding sequence ATGACGACTGAAACTCAGAACCCGACGGCTCGCGCGACGGCCAAGCACGTTCGCGTGACCCCGATGAAGGCTCGCCGTGTCGTGGACCTGGTCCGCGGCAAGCGAGTCGAGGACGCACTGGCGATCCTGAAGTTCGCGCCGCAGGCCGCGAGCGAGCCGGTTGCCAAGGTCGTGGCGAGCGCCGCGGCGAACGCCGAGAACAACCTCGGCCTCAACCCGGCCACGCTCGTTATCTCGACGGCTTTCGTCGACGAGGGCGCGACCATGAAGCGGTTCCAGCCGCGTGCACAGGGTCGGGCGTTCCGGATCCGGAAGCGCACCAGCCACATCACCATCGAGGTCGAGAGCGTGCCCACCGCCGGTGGATCCACTCGTAACCGCCGGAAGGGAGGGGCAAAGTAA
- the rpsC gene encoding 30S ribosomal protein S3: MGQKINPHGFRLGITTDWKSRWYADKQYAEYVKEDVQIRKLLATGMERAGISKVEIERTRDRVRVDIHTARPGIVIGRRGAEADRIRAELEKLTKKQVQLNILEVKNAESDAQLVAQGVAEQLSNRVAFRRAMRKAIQSAMRSPNVKGIRVQCSGRLGGAEMSRSEFYREGRVPLHTLRADIDYGLYEAKTTFGRIGVKVWIYKGDIVGGKREVTASAAPAAGDRRERRERPSRPRRSGSAGTTATSTEAGRAATATAVADAPAEKQEG; encoded by the coding sequence ATGGGACAGAAAATCAACCCCCATGGCTTCCGCCTCGGTATCACCACCGACTGGAAGTCGCGTTGGTACGCGGACAAGCAGTACGCGGAATACGTGAAGGAAGACGTCCAGATCCGCAAGCTCCTCGCCACCGGCATGGAGCGGGCAGGAATCTCGAAGGTCGAGATCGAGCGCACCCGTGACCGGGTTCGCGTCGACATCCACACCGCGCGTCCCGGCATCGTCATCGGTCGCCGTGGCGCCGAGGCCGACCGCATCCGTGCGGAGCTGGAGAAGCTCACCAAGAAGCAGGTGCAGCTGAACATCCTCGAGGTGAAGAACGCCGAGTCGGATGCGCAGCTCGTTGCCCAGGGTGTGGCCGAGCAGCTGTCCAACCGTGTGGCGTTCCGTCGTGCGATGCGTAAGGCCATCCAGTCGGCCATGCGTTCGCCGAACGTCAAGGGCATCCGCGTGCAGTGCTCGGGCCGCCTCGGTGGCGCCGAAATGTCGCGCTCGGAGTTCTACCGTGAGGGTCGGGTTCCGCTGCACACGCTGCGTGCGGACATCGACTACGGCCTGTACGAGGCCAAGACCACCTTCGGTCGTATCGGTGTGAAGGTCTGGATCTACAAGGGCGACATCGTCGGTGGCAAGCGTGAGGTCACGGCTTCGGCCGCGCCCGCGGCCGGCGACCGCCGCGAGCGTCGTGAGCGGCCGAGCCGCCCGCGTCGGTCCGGTTCAGCCGGTACCACCGCGACCAGCACTGAGGCCGGGCGTGCAGCCACCGCCACTGCGGTTGCCGACGCTCCGGCAGAAAAGCAGGAGGGCTGA
- the rplP gene encoding 50S ribosomal protein L16, with protein MLMPRKVKHRKQHHPGRSGMAKGGTSVAFGEYGIQALEPAYVTNRQIESARIAMTRHIKRGGKIWINIYPDRPLTKKPAETRMGSGKGSPEWWIANVKPGRVMFEMSYPNEETAREALRRAMHKLPMKCRIVTREEQF; from the coding sequence ATGTTGATGCCACGGAAGGTCAAGCACCGGAAGCAGCATCACCCGGGTCGTTCCGGAATGGCAAAGGGCGGCACGTCGGTCGCGTTCGGTGAATACGGCATCCAGGCTCTCGAGCCCGCCTACGTCACCAACCGGCAGATCGAGTCGGCTCGTATCGCGATGACCCGCCACATCAAGCGTGGCGGCAAGATCTGGATCAACATCTACCCGGATCGCCCGCTCACCAAGAAGCCTGCCGAGACCCGCATGGGTTCCGGTAAGGGTTCGCCGGAGTGGTGGATCGCGAACGTCAAGCCCGGTCGCGTGATGTTCGAAATGAGTTACCCCAATGAGGAGACCGCTCGCGAGGCCCTGCGCCGCGCGATGCACAAGCTCCCGATGAAGTGCAGGATCGTGACAAGGGAGGAGCAGTTCTGA
- the rpmC gene encoding 50S ribosomal protein L29, whose amino-acid sequence MATGTPAAELRELTEEELVARLRESKEELFNLRFQMATGQLDNNRRLRVVRHEIARIYTVMRERELGLATAPAGKGDAA is encoded by the coding sequence ATGGCTACCGGAACACCGGCCGCAGAGCTCCGCGAGCTCACCGAAGAGGAGCTCGTCGCCCGCCTGCGTGAGTCGAAGGAAGAGCTGTTCAACCTGCGCTTCCAAATGGCGACGGGTCAGCTGGACAACAACCGTCGGCTGCGCGTCGTTCGTCACGAGATCGCGCGGATCTACACGGTCATGCGTGAGCGCGAGCTCGGTCTGGCCACGGCACCCGCTGGCAAGGGAGATGCGGCATGA
- the rpsQ gene encoding 30S ribosomal protein S17 — MSEKQEERNSRKVRVGYVVSDKMNKTIVVELEDRNRHKLYGKIIRTTSKVKAHDENEIAGVGDRVQLMETRPLSATKRWRLVEVLEKAK, encoded by the coding sequence ATGAGCGAGAAGCAGGAAGAGCGCAACAGCCGCAAGGTACGTGTCGGCTACGTTGTCTCGGACAAGATGAACAAGACGATTGTCGTCGAGCTGGAAGACCGTAACCGGCACAAGCTCTACGGCAAGATCATTCGCACCACCTCCAAGGTGAAGGCGCATGACGAGAACGAGATCGCCGGTGTCGGTGACCGCGTTCAGCTGATGGAGACCCGTCCGCTGTCGGCCACCAAGCGCTGGCGTCTGGTCGAGGTCCTCGAGAAGGCCAAGTAA
- a CDS encoding MFS transporter, with protein MRSYREVLSSSAVRNVLLLGALVRIPFFAGSVLLALHVVQTLHGSYVQAGLLSAIVTVCVAVSGPWRGRFLDRLGLRRTILPSILVGAVCWSFAPFVDYVPLLVLAAVAGLFDIPVFTVVRQAVIAATTEQNRQPALALESVSVEAAFMVGPVLGVGATAVWSTTVVLFCVQMCLVLAGFLVWLLNPPLRSADEDCSDASPVARRAWFRIEFVALCVGACAAVAVLAGSELTFVSAIREFGAQRWLGVILAIWGFGSLVGGLVYGLLRRRISTFLLLAGLGATTIPMAFAGGPVFLGAAGLFAGLLCAPTLTASVDQLSRIVPESGRGEAIGWHGAAMTLGNGVGSSVAGIAIDAGGYAAGFGASAALGLIPGVGLALLVRVALRHSAIRQQESARRAFEKTT; from the coding sequence GTGCGGTCCTATCGGGAGGTCCTTTCCAGCTCCGCGGTGCGCAATGTGCTACTGCTGGGTGCGCTGGTTCGAATCCCGTTCTTCGCCGGGTCCGTGCTGCTCGCGTTGCATGTCGTGCAGACGCTGCACGGCTCCTACGTTCAGGCGGGCCTGCTGAGTGCGATCGTCACCGTCTGCGTCGCGGTGAGTGGACCCTGGCGCGGCAGGTTTCTCGATCGGCTGGGGCTGCGGCGCACGATCCTGCCTTCGATCCTGGTCGGTGCCGTGTGCTGGTCCTTCGCGCCGTTCGTCGACTACGTTCCGCTGCTGGTGCTCGCCGCGGTCGCGGGACTGTTCGACATTCCGGTCTTCACGGTGGTGCGCCAGGCCGTCATCGCGGCCACGACCGAGCAGAACCGGCAGCCCGCGCTCGCATTGGAATCGGTGTCGGTGGAGGCCGCGTTCATGGTCGGGCCGGTGCTCGGTGTCGGCGCCACTGCGGTCTGGTCCACCACCGTCGTGTTGTTCTGTGTGCAGATGTGCCTGGTGCTCGCGGGCTTTCTGGTGTGGCTGCTGAATCCGCCGTTGCGGTCTGCCGACGAGGATTGCTCGGACGCGAGTCCGGTTGCGCGACGCGCCTGGTTCCGTATCGAATTCGTGGCGCTGTGTGTCGGCGCGTGCGCCGCCGTAGCAGTGCTCGCGGGCTCCGAGCTGACTTTCGTCTCCGCCATCCGAGAGTTCGGTGCGCAGCGCTGGCTCGGCGTGATCCTGGCGATCTGGGGCTTCGGCTCATTGGTCGGCGGCCTCGTCTACGGGCTACTGCGCCGGCGTATTTCGACGTTTCTGCTACTCGCGGGCCTCGGCGCGACAACCATCCCGATGGCTTTCGCCGGTGGCCCGGTGTTCCTCGGTGCGGCGGGCTTGTTCGCCGGCCTGCTGTGCGCACCGACCCTCACCGCATCCGTCGACCAGTTGAGCCGGATCGTGCCCGAATCCGGTCGCGGTGAGGCCATCGGCTGGCACGGCGCGGCAATGACTCTCGGCAACGGCGTCGGTAGTTCGGTCGCGGGCATCGCTATCGACGCGGGCGGCTACGCCGCAGGCTTCGGCGCGTCCGCGGCCCTCGGGCTCATCCCCGGGGTGGGACTGGCGCTGCTGGTCCGTGTCGCGTTGCGGCACAGCGCAATACGGCAGCAGGAGTCTGCGCGCCGAGCCTTCGAGAAGACCACCTGA
- a CDS encoding EXLDI protein has translation MSTDTQKLSSAASEEQSVAEGIDLHKGAAEEFVEVVLKVGPGGARRQRFFGRLVGESRQYSKSGIETVRVYLSRKGKYVVHVQRSEWSDLAESTDWFKDWKNWKNWRGMLGADGSGRGDFTVEVVDSLAQLRDRVPEKIYRMLADVTEHPYSQDLASELPGSDR, from the coding sequence ATGTCCACTGATACGCAGAAGCTGTCCAGTGCCGCATCCGAGGAGCAGTCGGTGGCCGAGGGGATCGACCTGCACAAGGGTGCTGCGGAGGAGTTCGTCGAGGTGGTGCTGAAGGTCGGGCCCGGTGGTGCCAGGCGGCAGCGCTTCTTCGGTCGGCTCGTCGGGGAATCGCGGCAGTACAGCAAGTCCGGGATCGAGACGGTTCGGGTCTATCTGAGCCGTAAGGGCAAGTATGTGGTGCATGTTCAGCGGTCGGAATGGTCGGACCTCGCCGAGTCGACCGACTGGTTCAAAGACTGGAAGAACTGGAAGAACTGGCGCGGGATGCTCGGCGCCGACGGGTCGGGTCGTGGTGACTTCACCGTCGAGGTGGTGGACTCGCTCGCACAGTTGCGCGACCGGGTGCCGGAGAAGATCTACCGCATGCTCGCCGACGTGACCGAGCACCCGTATTCCCAAGATCTCGCGTCTGAACTGCCAGGGTCTGACCGTTAA